One Streptomyces mobaraensis NBRC 13819 = DSM 40847 DNA segment encodes these proteins:
- a CDS encoding SIMPL domain-containing protein, translated as MTATEPLPYGTPDTPRVAVRGEAHLEVDPEIARLGITISARGTDRHKALDDLTRRNNHIIELLKTHGDAVEKIETGAVTITPQLNDKGRHERIRAYRGHIHLTATLSDFTILGELTTRLSDLELTRIDGPWWALRANSPAHREARRQAVHDAVQRAREYAEALGSHLVALVELADTGTEHPAPATPPARPAILRSAGYAGSAPPALDLEPQRQSVYAHVNARLTMTPPIL; from the coding sequence ATGACCGCAACCGAGCCGTTGCCCTACGGAACCCCCGACACCCCGCGCGTCGCCGTCCGCGGCGAGGCCCACCTTGAGGTCGATCCCGAAATCGCCCGTCTCGGAATCACCATCAGCGCCCGCGGTACCGACCGTCACAAAGCCCTCGACGACCTCACCCGCCGCAACAACCACATCATCGAACTCCTCAAAACCCACGGCGACGCCGTGGAGAAAATCGAAACCGGCGCCGTCACCATCACCCCCCAACTCAACGACAAAGGCCGCCACGAACGCATCCGCGCCTACCGTGGCCACATTCACCTCACCGCCACCCTCAGTGACTTCACCATCCTCGGTGAACTCACCACCCGCCTCTCCGACCTCGAACTCACCCGCATCGACGGCCCCTGGTGGGCCCTCCGCGCCAACTCGCCCGCCCACCGCGAAGCCCGCCGCCAAGCCGTCCACGACGCCGTCCAACGCGCCCGCGAATACGCCGAAGCACTCGGCTCCCACCTCGTCGCCCTCGTCGAACTCGCCGACACCGGAACCGAACACCCCGCTCCCGCCACACCGCCCGCCCGCCCCGCCATACTCCGCAGCGCCGGCTACGCGGGCTCCGCCCCGCCCGCCCTCGACCTCGAACCCCAGCGCCAGAGCGTCTACGCCCATGTCAACGCACGGTTGACCATGACCCCGCCGATCCTGTGA
- a CDS encoding IS110 family transposase: MTDQALEVTGGIDTHGETHHAAVVDRLGRHLADQEFEATGPGYRKLLAWLLAQGTVTAVGVEGTGAYGAELARVLREAGLKVVEVDRPDRKTRRLKGKSDPIDAYAAAVAVASGRASGTPKTRTGVVEAVRALRVPRRSAVKSRTQAVNQARQLLVTAPESLRAPLRGLTAARLAKACARLRPGDDLADPLHAAKAALRRLGRRILALTEEIDELEAELKTLTAQAAPELLALQGVGADVAGQLLATAGDNPDRLHSEAAFAHLCGVAPIPASSGRRDRHRLNRGGDRAANHALHTIVLCRLRWDERTRIYMERRTQQGLSKKDIMRCLKRHVAREVYRVLMRSLDHRSTSRQTTQGDLTEAA; encoded by the coding sequence ATGACGGACCAGGCCCTGGAAGTCACAGGCGGCATCGACACCCACGGCGAGACCCACCACGCCGCCGTGGTCGACCGCCTCGGCCGCCACCTGGCCGACCAGGAGTTCGAGGCCACCGGCCCCGGATATCGCAAGCTCCTGGCCTGGCTGCTCGCCCAGGGCACCGTGACGGCCGTCGGCGTGGAAGGCACCGGCGCCTACGGCGCCGAACTCGCCCGCGTTCTGCGCGAAGCGGGACTGAAGGTCGTCGAGGTCGACCGGCCGGACCGCAAAACCCGCAGGCTGAAGGGCAAGTCCGACCCGATCGACGCCTACGCCGCCGCCGTGGCGGTGGCCTCCGGCAGGGCGAGCGGGACCCCCAAGACCCGCACCGGTGTCGTGGAAGCCGTGCGGGCTCTGCGGGTGCCGCGCCGTTCGGCGGTCAAGTCCCGTACCCAGGCAGTCAACCAGGCACGGCAACTGCTGGTCACCGCGCCCGAGAGCCTGCGCGCCCCGCTGCGCGGGCTGACCGCCGCCCGGCTGGCGAAGGCGTGCGCGCGGCTGCGGCCGGGTGACGATCTCGCCGACCCGCTGCACGCGGCCAAGGCGGCCCTGCGCCGGCTGGGCCGGCGGATCCTGGCCCTGACCGAGGAGATCGACGAGCTGGAGGCGGAGCTGAAGACGCTCACCGCCCAGGCCGCCCCCGAGCTCCTGGCCCTGCAAGGAGTCGGCGCGGACGTGGCCGGGCAGCTGCTGGCCACCGCCGGTGACAACCCCGACCGGCTGCACTCCGAAGCAGCCTTCGCCCACCTGTGCGGCGTCGCTCCCATACCGGCCTCCTCGGGCCGCCGGGACCGCCACCGGCTCAACCGCGGCGGAGACCGGGCCGCCAACCACGCCCTGCACACCATCGTGCTCTGCCGCCTGCGCTGGGACGAACGCACCCGCATCTACATGGAACGGCGCACCCAGCAGGGCCTGTCGAAGAAGGACATCATGCGCTGCCTCAAACGCCACGTCGCACGCGAGGTCTACCGCGTCCTCATGCGATCCCTCGACCACCGATCCACCAGCCGACAAACGACTCAAGGCGACCTCACTGAAGCCGCTTGA
- a CDS encoding ABC transporter ATP-binding protein has protein sequence MTALLEVRDLRVAYGKIEAVKGISFTVHAGEIVTLIGTNGAGKTTTLRTLSGLLRPTGGGIRFDGKPLTRVPAHRIVALGLAHSPEGRHIFPRLTIAENLQLGAFLRKDTAAIAQDVDRAYSLFPILGERARQPAGTLSGGEQQMLAMARALMSRPKLLMLDEPSMGLSPIMMQKIMTTIAELKADGTTILLVEQNAQAALTLADHGHVMETGRIVLSGTGADLLVDTSVRKAYLGED, from the coding sequence ATGACGGCCCTCCTCGAAGTCCGCGACCTCCGCGTCGCCTACGGCAAGATCGAAGCCGTCAAGGGCATCTCCTTCACCGTCCACGCCGGAGAGATCGTCACCCTCATCGGCACCAACGGCGCGGGAAAGACCACCACACTCCGGACCCTCTCCGGCCTCCTCCGCCCCACGGGCGGCGGCATCCGCTTCGACGGGAAACCCCTCACCCGAGTCCCCGCCCACCGCATCGTCGCCCTCGGCCTCGCCCACTCCCCCGAAGGCCGCCACATCTTCCCCCGCCTCACCATCGCCGAGAACCTCCAGCTCGGCGCCTTCCTCCGCAAGGACACCGCCGCCATCGCCCAGGACGTCGACCGTGCCTACAGCCTCTTCCCCATCCTCGGCGAACGCGCCCGCCAGCCCGCCGGCACCCTCTCCGGCGGCGAACAGCAGATGCTCGCCATGGCCCGCGCCCTGATGTCCCGCCCCAAACTCCTCATGCTCGACGAACCCTCCATGGGCCTCTCGCCGATCATGATGCAGAAGATCATGACCACCATCGCCGAGCTCAAGGCCGACGGCACGACGATCCTGCTCGTCGAACAGAACGCCCAGGCGGCCCTCACCCTCGCCGACCACGGCCACGTCATGGAAACCGGCCGCATCGTCCTCTCCGGCACCGGCGCGGACCTCCTCGTCGACACGTCCGTACGCAAGGCCTACCTCGGCGAGGACTGA
- the pyk gene encoding pyruvate kinase, translating into MRRAKIVCTLGPATDSYEQIKALVEAGMDVARFNLSHGTHADHEARYERVRKAAEETGRNVGVLADLQGPKIRLGRFLEGPVLLERGDTFTITVEDVPGDRHRCGTTYDGLAADVTRGERILVDDGRVTLEVTEVNGPRVHTVVLEGGMVSDHKGLNLPGVAVSVPALSEKDVEDLRWAITTGADIVALSFVRSARDIDDVHRVMDEEGRRLPVLAKIEKPQAVENLDGIVAAFDGIMVARGDLGVEMPLETVPIVQKRAIKLAKRNAKPVIVATQMLDSMIDASRPTRAEASDVANAVIDGTDAVMLSGETSVGKYPIETVRTMSRILQAAEEDILAQGLPPLTERSKPRTQGGAVARAAAEMGDFLGAKFLVAFTQSGDTVRRLSRYRSPIPLLAFTPEPATRSQLNLTWGVETFLGPMVQTTDEMVSQVDEYLLRIGRCRKGDMVIITAGSPPGTPGTTNLVRVHHIGEDDGPRR; encoded by the coding sequence ATGCGCCGAGCGAAAATCGTCTGCACCCTGGGGCCCGCCACCGACTCGTACGAGCAGATCAAGGCCCTCGTCGAAGCCGGCATGGACGTCGCCCGCTTCAACCTGAGCCATGGCACCCACGCCGACCACGAGGCGCGGTACGAACGGGTGCGCAAGGCCGCCGAGGAGACCGGCCGCAATGTCGGCGTCCTCGCCGACCTTCAAGGCCCGAAGATCCGCCTCGGCCGGTTCCTCGAAGGCCCCGTACTCCTTGAACGCGGCGACACCTTCACCATCACCGTCGAGGACGTCCCCGGCGACCGCCACCGCTGCGGCACCACCTACGACGGCCTCGCCGCCGACGTCACCCGCGGTGAACGCATCCTCGTCGACGACGGCCGCGTCACCCTTGAGGTCACCGAAGTCAACGGGCCGCGCGTCCACACCGTCGTCCTTGAGGGCGGCATGGTCTCCGACCACAAGGGCCTCAACCTCCCCGGCGTCGCCGTCTCCGTCCCCGCCCTCTCCGAGAAGGACGTCGAAGACCTCCGCTGGGCCATCACCACCGGCGCCGACATCGTCGCCCTCTCCTTCGTCCGCAGCGCGCGGGACATCGACGACGTCCACCGCGTCATGGACGAGGAGGGCCGCCGCCTCCCCGTCCTCGCCAAGATCGAGAAGCCGCAGGCGGTCGAGAACCTCGACGGCATCGTGGCCGCCTTCGACGGCATCATGGTCGCGCGCGGCGACCTCGGCGTCGAAATGCCGCTCGAAACGGTCCCGATCGTTCAGAAGCGCGCCATCAAACTGGCCAAGCGCAATGCCAAACCCGTCATCGTCGCCACCCAGATGCTCGACTCCATGATCGACGCGTCCCGCCCCACCCGCGCCGAGGCGTCCGATGTCGCCAACGCCGTCATCGACGGCACCGACGCCGTGATGCTCTCCGGCGAGACCAGCGTCGGCAAATACCCCATCGAAACCGTCCGCACCATGAGCCGCATCCTTCAGGCGGCCGAAGAGGACATCCTCGCCCAGGGCCTCCCCCCGCTCACCGAACGCAGCAAGCCCCGCACCCAGGGCGGCGCCGTCGCCCGCGCCGCCGCCGAGATGGGCGACTTCCTCGGCGCCAAGTTCCTCGTCGCCTTCACCCAGTCCGGCGACACCGTCCGCCGCCTCTCCCGCTACCGCTCACCCATCCCCCTCCTCGCCTTCACCCCCGAACCCGCCACCCGCTCCCAACTCAACCTCACCTGGGGCGTCGAGACCTTCCTCGGGCCGATGGTGCAGACCACCGACGAAATGGTCAGCCAGGTCGACGAATACCTGCTCCGCATCGGCCGCTGCCGCAAGGGCGACATGGTCATCATCACGGCCGGCTCCCCGCCCGGCACTCCCGGCACGACCAACCTCGTACGGGTGCACCACATCGGGGAGGACGACGGGCCGAGGCGGTAG
- a CDS encoding ANTAR domain-containing response regulator, translating into MSAAEPQPPVDDEPQHTPPHITRVVIAEDEALIRLDLKEMLEEEGYSVVGEAGDGETAVALAREHRPDLVILDVKMPVLDGISAAERIAAESIAPVLMLTAFSQRELVERARDAGAMAYLVKPFSKSDVVPAIEMAVSRFTELKALEKEVADLAQRLETRKLVDRAKSVLQTQYGLTEPAAFRWIQKTSMDRRMSMQQVAEAVIEDAREKKAAKEQQQSQ; encoded by the coding sequence GTGAGCGCCGCCGAGCCCCAGCCGCCCGTCGACGACGAGCCGCAGCACACCCCTCCGCACATCACCCGTGTCGTGATCGCCGAGGACGAGGCCCTCATCCGCCTCGATCTCAAGGAGATGCTCGAGGAAGAGGGCTACTCCGTCGTGGGTGAGGCGGGTGACGGGGAGACGGCGGTCGCGCTGGCGCGGGAGCATCGGCCGGATCTGGTGATCCTGGACGTGAAGATGCCGGTGCTCGACGGGATCTCCGCGGCCGAGCGGATCGCGGCCGAGTCGATCGCGCCCGTCCTGATGCTCACCGCGTTCTCGCAGCGCGAGCTCGTGGAGCGGGCCCGGGACGCCGGGGCCATGGCGTACCTGGTGAAGCCGTTCAGCAAGAGCGACGTCGTGCCGGCGATCGAGATGGCCGTGTCGCGGTTCACGGAGCTGAAGGCGCTGGAGAAGGAGGTCGCGGACCTCGCCCAGCGGCTGGAGACGCGCAAGCTGGTGGACCGCGCGAAGAGCGTGCTGCAGACGCAGTACGGGCTGACGGAGCCGGCGGCGTTCCGGTGGATCCAGAAGACGTCGATGGACCGCCGGATGTCGATGCAGCAGGTGGCGGAGGCCGTGATCGAGGACGCCCGGGAGAAGAAGGCGGCGAAGGAGCAGCAGCAGTCGCAGTAG
- a CDS encoding helix-turn-helix domain-containing protein, with product MYDLATRRRTVALVDQGLSLNTVSKRTGISRHAIRQWLTRLEPGHSSRSQCSLCRADPEPPSDSRAYAYLLGLYLGDGCVSGHPSGGYTLRIACADAWPGLIDACRSAMERVRPENKVCVVQRQGCVAVTSCSKHWPCLFPQHGPGKKHERTIALTPWQQRIVDTHPWGFLRGLVHSDGCRMTNWTTRLIGGERKRYEYPRYFFTNGSDDIRRLYCDTLGKVGVEWTITHRDGTPYNVSVARRASVALMDAHIGPKC from the coding sequence GTGTACGACCTCGCCACCCGCCGCCGGACCGTCGCCCTCGTCGATCAAGGTCTCAGCCTCAACACGGTCAGCAAGCGGACCGGAATATCCCGGCACGCGATCCGTCAATGGCTCACTCGGCTCGAACCCGGCCATTCCAGCCGCTCACAGTGCTCCCTGTGCCGCGCTGACCCCGAGCCACCCTCCGACTCCCGCGCCTACGCCTACCTCCTCGGGCTCTACCTCGGCGACGGCTGCGTCAGCGGCCATCCGAGCGGCGGTTACACCCTCCGCATCGCCTGTGCGGACGCGTGGCCGGGCCTCATCGACGCCTGCCGGTCCGCGATGGAACGGGTGCGCCCCGAGAACAAGGTCTGCGTCGTCCAGCGGCAGGGCTGCGTCGCGGTGACCAGTTGCAGCAAGCACTGGCCATGCCTCTTCCCCCAGCACGGCCCCGGCAAGAAGCACGAGCGGACCATCGCGTTGACGCCATGGCAGCAGCGGATCGTCGATACGCACCCTTGGGGCTTCCTCCGCGGCCTCGTCCACTCCGACGGTTGCCGGATGACGAACTGGACCACGCGCCTCATCGGCGGTGAACGCAAGCGGTACGAATACCCCCGCTACTTCTTCACCAACGGGTCCGATGACATCCGGCGGCTGTACTGCGACACCCTCGGCAAGGTCGGCGTCGAGTGGACGATCACCCACCGCGACGGCACGCCGTACAACGTCTCGGTCGCCCGCCGCGCCTCCGTCGCCCTCATGGACGCCCACATCGGCCCGAAGTGCTGA
- a CDS encoding lysine N(6)-hydroxylase/L-ornithine N(5)-oxygenase family protein: protein MSNPPNSDHTPDTPLDFAGIGIGPFNLSLAALAHPLSDLHAAFYDENHTFRWHPGLLIDGTRIQVPFLADLVTLADPASPWTFLNYLKTRERLYPFYFAERFHITRAEYDAYCRWVSENLTGLHFGHHIDAVRWNPERVLFEIDYTQLDRDGEAEALGRTYARNVVLGIGTTPDIPEPLRPLVEAHGVPVHHSADYLDHRADLLAADHVTVIGSGQSGAEIFLDLLRHRPVGREKLHWLARTPAFAPTETSRLGREHFTPDYGQYFHALPEPVRDQALPQQWQLQQGIDPATITAIHDELYRRSLHGGWPDTTLTPGVFVRTAGRVGTTRVELHLEHHQQGTRSRLTTDAVVLATGYRERRVDRLLAALDPYIRRDSGGRPRIDAQHRLVLDPLVKGAVHVQNAETHTHGIGSSDLGLAAWRSATILNAITGTTHYPLPHRTAFTTFGLEPRPTPRPHTASTSEKRHTIPRQLPVH, encoded by the coding sequence ATGAGCAACCCCCCGAACTCCGACCACACTCCCGACACACCTCTCGACTTCGCGGGCATCGGCATCGGCCCCTTCAACCTCTCCCTGGCCGCCCTCGCCCACCCGCTCTCCGACCTCCACGCGGCCTTCTATGACGAGAATCACACCTTCCGCTGGCACCCCGGGCTGCTCATCGACGGCACCCGCATCCAGGTCCCCTTCCTCGCCGACCTCGTGACGCTCGCCGACCCCGCCAGCCCCTGGACGTTCCTCAACTACCTCAAGACGCGCGAACGCCTCTACCCCTTCTACTTCGCCGAGCGCTTCCACATCACGCGCGCCGAATACGACGCCTACTGCCGCTGGGTCAGCGAGAACCTCACCGGCCTCCACTTCGGCCACCACATCGACGCCGTCCGCTGGAACCCCGAACGCGTCCTCTTCGAGATCGACTACACCCAGCTCGACCGCGACGGCGAGGCCGAGGCCCTCGGCCGCACCTACGCCCGCAACGTCGTCCTCGGCATCGGCACCACCCCCGACATCCCCGAACCCCTCCGCCCCCTCGTCGAGGCCCACGGCGTCCCCGTCCACCACTCCGCCGACTACCTCGACCACCGCGCCGACCTCCTCGCCGCCGACCACGTCACCGTCATCGGCTCCGGGCAGTCGGGCGCCGAGATCTTCCTCGACCTGCTCCGCCACCGCCCCGTCGGCCGCGAGAAGCTCCACTGGCTCGCCCGCACCCCCGCCTTCGCCCCCACCGAGACCAGCCGGCTCGGCCGCGAACACTTCACCCCCGACTACGGCCAGTACTTCCACGCCCTGCCCGAACCCGTCCGCGACCAGGCCCTGCCCCAGCAGTGGCAGCTCCAGCAGGGCATCGACCCCGCCACCATCACGGCCATCCACGACGAGCTCTACCGCCGCAGCCTCCACGGCGGCTGGCCCGACACCACCCTCACCCCGGGCGTCTTCGTCCGCACCGCCGGACGCGTCGGCACCACCCGCGTCGAACTCCACCTCGAGCACCACCAGCAAGGCACCCGCTCACGCCTCACCACCGACGCCGTCGTCCTCGCCACCGGCTACCGCGAACGCCGCGTCGACCGCCTCCTCGCCGCCCTCGACCCCTACATCCGCCGCGACTCCGGCGGCCGGCCCCGCATCGACGCCCAGCACCGCCTCGTCCTCGACCCCCTGGTCAAGGGCGCCGTCCACGTCCAGAACGCCGAGACCCACACCCACGGCATCGGCAGCTCCGACCTCGGACTCGCCGCCTGGCGCAGCGCCACCATCCTCAACGCCATCACCGGTACCACCCACTACCCGCTGCCCCACCGCACCGCCTTCACCACCTTCGGCCTGGAGCCGCGACCCACGCCACGGCCCCACACCGCGTCCACCTCAGAAAAGCGGCACACCATCCCGCGTCAGCTTCCAGTCCACTGA
- a CDS encoding F0F1 ATP synthase subunit B codes for MAMMNLALDIGPLKPDVAPLVLGLVLFFLVFAVIAKGILPRINKVLTEREKATEGRFGEAEETRAEAERVHAEYQALLAEARHEAARLRQESVEQGNAIIAELRAEGQRQRDEIISAGHAMIDAERTMAEAQLREQVGALATELAGRIVGESVETYARESGIVDRFLEELRTAEPADAIEDKRG; via the coding sequence ATGGCCATGATGAACCTCGCTCTCGACATCGGACCGCTGAAGCCGGACGTTGCCCCGCTCGTCCTCGGTCTGGTGCTGTTTTTCCTCGTCTTCGCGGTGATCGCGAAGGGGATCCTGCCCCGGATCAACAAGGTCCTCACCGAGCGTGAGAAGGCCACGGAGGGGCGTTTCGGCGAGGCGGAGGAGACGCGCGCCGAGGCGGAGCGGGTCCACGCCGAGTACCAGGCGCTGCTGGCCGAGGCCCGGCACGAGGCCGCGCGGCTGCGCCAGGAGTCGGTCGAGCAGGGCAACGCGATCATCGCCGAGCTGCGGGCCGAGGGCCAGCGTCAGCGCGACGAGATCATCTCCGCCGGTCACGCGATGATCGACGCGGAGCGCACGATGGCCGAGGCGCAGCTGCGCGAGCAGGTCGGCGCGCTGGCCACCGAGCTGGCGGGCCGCATCGTCGGCGAGTCGGTCGAGACGTACGCGCGGGAGAGCGGCATCGTGGACCGCTTCCTGGAGGAGCTCCGCACGGCCGAGCCGGCGGACGCGATCGAGGACAAGCGCGGCTGA
- a CDS encoding bifunctional metallophosphatase/5'-nucleotidase — MPLNRRRFLGRTAATGAGVALTGAVGAASATAAEQPLVGQGAHGDHGHGRTKRYAFTVMGTTDLHGNVFNWDYFTDAEFDDKAHNDVGLAKISTLVKQVRKEKGRRNTLLIDAGDTIQGTQLAYYYARVEPITGARGPVHPMALAMNSMGYDAAALGNHEFNYGIPVLRKFEQQCHFPLLGANALDAKTMRPAFRPYVIKRMRTPHGRDVRVAILGLTNPGIAIWDKANVQGKMVFPGLEEQAAKWVPRLRSMGADVVIVSAHSGMSGTSSYGDALPYVENAAALVAERVPGIDAILVGHAHVEVPEYRVVNKETGRSVVLSEPLKWGQRLTLFDFELAWERGRWQVASVSSKVLNSNTAEEDATITGLVRGQHRKVVAYVNQRIGTSTAAMDAAEAPYRDTPIIDFINHVQAETVRAALRGTAYSPLPVLSQASCFSRTAAVPAGPVSVRQVAGLYPFENTLEARVLTGAQLREYLEFSARYYVRTPAGAPVDPAKLTNAESIPDYNYDVVSGLSYEIDIAKAPGARIGKLLFDGKPLDDSAQFVLAVNNYRASGGGNFPHVARAKQVWANSEEIRNTIIGWVKARQVIDVAKFASVDWKLTRDGVPLF, encoded by the coding sequence ATGCCGCTCAACCGCAGGCGCTTCCTGGGGCGTACGGCCGCTACGGGGGCGGGGGTGGCCCTGACCGGGGCGGTGGGCGCCGCGTCGGCGACGGCCGCCGAGCAGCCGCTCGTGGGGCAGGGGGCGCACGGGGACCACGGGCACGGCAGGACGAAGCGGTACGCGTTCACCGTCATGGGCACCACGGACCTGCACGGGAACGTCTTCAACTGGGACTATTTCACCGATGCCGAGTTCGACGACAAGGCGCACAACGATGTGGGCCTGGCGAAGATCTCGACGCTGGTTAAGCAGGTCCGCAAGGAGAAGGGGCGGCGGAACACGCTGCTCATCGACGCGGGTGACACGATCCAGGGGACGCAGCTCGCGTACTACTACGCGCGGGTGGAGCCGATCACCGGGGCGCGCGGGCCGGTGCATCCGATGGCGCTGGCGATGAACTCCATGGGGTACGACGCGGCGGCGCTGGGGAACCACGAGTTCAATTACGGCATTCCGGTGCTGCGGAAGTTCGAGCAGCAGTGCCATTTCCCCCTGTTGGGCGCGAACGCGTTGGACGCGAAGACGATGCGGCCGGCGTTCCGGCCGTATGTCATCAAGCGGATGCGGACGCCGCACGGGCGCGATGTGCGGGTGGCGATCCTGGGTCTGACGAATCCGGGGATCGCGATCTGGGACAAGGCGAATGTGCAGGGGAAGATGGTGTTCCCCGGTCTGGAGGAGCAGGCGGCGAAGTGGGTGCCGCGGCTGCGGTCGATGGGTGCGGACGTGGTGATCGTGTCGGCGCATTCGGGGATGAGCGGTACGTCGTCCTACGGTGACGCGTTGCCTTATGTGGAGAACGCGGCGGCGCTGGTGGCGGAGCGGGTGCCGGGGATCGACGCGATTCTGGTGGGGCACGCGCATGTGGAGGTGCCGGAGTACCGGGTGGTGAACAAGGAGACGGGTCGGTCGGTGGTGCTGTCCGAGCCGTTGAAGTGGGGGCAGCGGTTGACGCTGTTCGACTTCGAGCTGGCGTGGGAGCGGGGCCGCTGGCAGGTCGCGTCGGTGTCGTCGAAGGTGCTGAACTCGAACACGGCCGAGGAGGACGCCACGATCACCGGTCTGGTGCGGGGGCAGCACCGGAAGGTGGTGGCCTATGTGAACCAGCGGATCGGCACGTCGACGGCGGCGATGGACGCGGCGGAGGCGCCGTACCGGGACACGCCGATCATCGATTTCATCAATCATGTGCAGGCGGAGACGGTGCGTGCGGCGTTGCGGGGCACGGCGTACTCGCCGTTGCCGGTGCTGTCGCAGGCGTCGTGTTTCTCGCGGACGGCGGCGGTTCCGGCGGGGCCGGTGTCGGTCCGCCAGGTGGCGGGACTGTATCCGTTCGAGAACACGCTGGAGGCGCGGGTGCTGACCGGCGCGCAGCTGCGGGAGTACCTGGAGTTCTCGGCGCGGTATTACGTGCGGACGCCTGCGGGGGCGCCGGTGGATCCGGCGAAGCTCACGAACGCCGAGAGCATTCCGGACTACAACTACGACGTGGTGAGTGGCCTCTCCTACGAGATCGACATCGCGAAGGCGCCGGGTGCGCGGATCGGGAAGCTGCTGTTCGACGGGAAGCCGCTGGACGATTCCGCGCAGTTCGTGCTGGCGGTGAACAACTACCGGGCGAGTGGTGGCGGGAATTTCCCGCATGTGGCGCGGGCGAAGCAGGTGTGGGCGAATTCGGAGGAGATCCGTAACACGATCATCGGTTGGGTGAAGGCCCGGCAGGTGATCGATGTGGCGAAGTTCGCGTCAGTGGACTGGAAGCTGACGCGGGATGGTGTGCCGCTTTTCTGA